aagaagaagcaAATAACCCACAGGTATTATACACACATGCTTATTTTAATTTGTCTCACACAGGACCTCTAACCAATAATCTGGACTGACCTGCACACAACTGTGTAGTACAGGCTGTCTTCCAAACCATGGCAGTTATAATGTGGAAGACTCCCGGAtggtgggattacagacatggtaCAACACTAGGCCTTGAGAAATGCACCTGTTTGTAAAGTGACTCTACATGTATGAGCAAAGGAAACTTCTCAGAACAGGACTTCGTTCCAGTTTATAATCTTGTAAATACCAGCCTTTGTACCTTCTACATGCATTGCTTATATCTTTGTGCAGTTCCCCAAGAGAGTAGTCTATCATTACCTTTGTATAGCGGCAATTTTTCCAAACAGAGAGTCCTGATCAGGAACACTAATCCAATTTTCATATAAGTCTGAAGAAAGTAAGCTTCCTTTTATATTTCCAATGAActccttttgtaatttttttaaaaaaagaaaagtaatggtCAATATACTCTGTAGAAAGTATTAGggaaacatttttgtttgaaaatagCACTTAAACCAGTGATGCTCAACTTGTGTGTCACAATCATTTTTGTggtcacatattatatatattgtatatcagATATTCCATACATTACatgttataatttataacagtatCAAAGTATCAGTTATGTAATTACAGAAAAATGATATCACGGTTATGAATGAACACAGCAAGATAAAATACATTagtgtcacagcattagaaagctTGTGAACCTCATTGAGACTGTTTCCTTAAGAGATTCCCAACCTGTCATCTACCCATAATCTTGGCTCAAAACATGAACCTACAGGCAGGAGCTTATGAGATCTTACCTAACACTAGAATCCAAGAAGCAGAGTTCTTTCTGCAGTATCAATGAAATAGAGCTAATATCTGTTCAAATCACCTTTCATGGATTCCAGTCCACACTACAACCTGCAACCAGAGATCTGCACTCTACTTTGCAGCCCGAGTCCCTGTCTGTTTCAAAGGAGGCCAGCTCCTATGTGGGACATCCAGATAGGAGCCTATCATAACTATTCTCTGAGAAGCtacaaccagcagctgactgaaagtgagacccacagccaaacattggacagagctcagggactcttatggaagagttgtggAAAGGATTCAGGGCCCTAAAGGAAATAAAGACTTCACAGTAAGACCAAtagtcaagtaacctggaccatTGGGAGCCATCAGGGACTGACACCCAACCAAAAATCATACAGAAGCTATATCATATGTGCTATGGTACATATGtaagctcagtctccatgtgggttccTCAAAATGAAGAACAGGGGCTAATCCTAAAACTGTTGACCATCTGTCAAAACCCTTCACAGATTTGCCTCAGTAGAAGAAGATGTGATACACCTGAAGACATTTGATGTGATAGGTAGGGTACGAGGAAAATCTAGGGGGGCCCtaacctgctcagaggagaagagaagagactctgTGAAGGGTGAAGAGGTAGGGGTAACACTCAAgatttaatatgaaaaattaattaactaattaattaaaggGTAGTAATAATAACcataataatgaaaagaataaaaaaatgaaaagaaaaataagcagtaactattaaaaaaaaccaacaaaacaaacaaaaccaaactgtcTTCCAGAAAATAATAAACCAGGAGAAAATGGCAGGGCCAGAAAATGCCTCATCATACTTATATAATCTGTTGAATCAGTACTTTTAGTTCACGGAGAGTAAAGTTGAAATATACATGTACTCCTCGCTTACAGGTGCACCTGCAACAGTGGTGAACTTTCTGACTTGAGCACCCTGTTTTACATGTAAGAAGGTCTCACAGTTTAATACCCATTCcttaaaaagtataaatattcaACTATTTAAACTAATTAAATTAAGTGTAAGCAGCAGCTTGTTTGAAAGGCAGAAAACTGTCTTTGTTCATGAAATACCATAATTAACTTTTATGATGTACCAATAATAGCAAATTAGAAAAATAGAAGACCCCCAGGTGTTCCAGTGCAGTTAAATTGCTCTGAATACACATGGCTACCTACAGTTATTGATCTTCACTCTCCTTCCCATGATGAGGTCCCATGTTTCTGGCAAGAAGATTCAGACACATTTAGCAGGCTCAATAGCCATGGAGGGATCATTCAGTACCTTTGCCCAATGGTATTATACATGCCTTTTCTCAGAGCTTTAACTTTTCTCTTGATGTCTCAGTCCTTTGCTTCACAGTCTACTGAGTGGAAAACTCAGATCATggcccaaataaaaataaaaaaagccttCCTTACCCTTAAAACCGAAGCTATAGTGAGCACAGATTCCTCATTCCAATTAATCAGTTCTTCATTGTAAATTCTATCCCTCAGGGATGAGTGTGATTCTTCCTTTACATAGGTGAATATTTCATCAGAATCTTGTCCCTTTTCTGCAATTATTGATAACATATCCTGTGTGGGAAAAGGACAAGCTTCTATTATTACAGATCCAAACGGCTGAAGTACAAATATGTCTTTTAAGTTGAACGAGAGCCATGGTAATCATGGATAATGAGCTACAACTGAGAGGACTGAAGAAGACAttgaatgttcttttctttttggcaaTATATTTTCTTCCACATCCTTTTTCCCAATTTGAACCATCAGGGTTTTCTTGGAATCAGATAATCCtcaagattgaatcacacttcTGTTCCCTAAGGCATTTTGGTGAATGTTCCTCTCGTActtattcctttcttccttgaatAATTTCTCAAGCATGCCATTCTAAGTTATGATTGGGATAATTATCTTTCACAGATcaaatcattattttaatttctgtctttcctGAACTCTATTATGAATCCTAACATTTGTGTTTTCAAGAAAGCTCTCTTTTTTCTGTATACTTCTGAGACTTTTATATCCATCTTCTGTGACTTCTTATCTACAACTATCTATATCTGAAGAAGCTGTCACATTTAAGAACCcaagaaatactgacctcaggacatgggtaattttatctacagtatctaccacatcaaagctcagcagagcagcattcttgaaattcataagctcactatgaaatgttaaaaaatctagagaggtattagaattatgccaaatacactgaaagtgTCTTCAAACTTCTTCTCAATTATATTGACTACCATTgaaaattgtagaactaacatgaatccatgCCAAACATGTTCACATAGAGCATAAATTCCTCATACAGACATACTGCTAAAATAGATGCTGGACAGTAAAtgaatatttacaataaaaatctACTAGCATGTTTAAAATAGGCTAAGCCATATTACATAGCAATTATATATATAGTCCACTAGGAAAAAGGATCAATATATAGCAAAGAACAATGTATATATCTAATACACtgataaaaccaaataaaagtcTATAGacaatattaattttaagatTGAATAATCTCAGAGGTAGACTCTAGAGCAATATGGAGGCCTAATGTAGCAGAAAGAATTGATAGTTGGAGAAACAGCAGGGCACTTCCAACAATTCATTTCATCCATCAAGCTGGTGAGTTTGGGTCTTTGTTGAAATCAGTACAAAACATGGGAATACTatatctgttctctctttttttttcatttttcattaaattctgagACTCAAATTTCAAggaaattcatttctattttaaaaggatCTTACCCTCATGAATAGGTTATCCATACATTCATCAGTTTGATGAAATAATTGACTTAGAACAAAGGTTCCCAGAAATTATGTGAATTAGGACAGCTCTAGAAACCTAAAATGAAACTCACAAGTAAAGGAGAAGGCAGCATTCTTTGCAAGCAAACAATGTATGGAAATTCACTAAGTTCTTGTTCTTTtattggtgctggagaaggtgcTGGTTGGGTTGTATACACGTTGCCTTCTTGTTTATCTGTTTCTAAAAAAataagagatagagagaaattATTTGTTATAATTGTACACACCTAGACCTTGCTTGCCCTTCATATTTTATATCCTTCATGCCTTATGCATCActacaaatacacagaaaataactaaTCAGTATTCTAGCACTTATAATAATGACATTGCTTCATAAGGCACTGGATATCTAGTTGTATATGGCCCATAGTTCTGATATAAAAACAAACtcttttattgctatgaaaaatTGCATATAGGTATTAGAGTCAAGcaataaaatagtacaaaactTTTAGTCCACCTGTGTGAATTTCTGACTTAACAGCCATAGGCAACTGTACATTAACAGCAGTATCTGCACTTCACGACACAACTTACCTGACTGCACATCTATTACAGCCCTTGGCTTCCCTCCTAATCCTGACCTGTGAGTTCAAATCTAAGATCATAGTGTCTATGTCTCACACACTGGTATATTATGCTATATTTTAAGACATGCATAAGAGAaaaacatggtggcacatgcatttattCCCAGATCTTGGAAGCAGAaccaagaggatctctgtgagtttgaggacagcctggtctacaaaggaagttTCAAGATAACCTGAGCTTTAATGTAGAGAAAACCCAATTTGGTGTTGATTTGCTATTCTATGTATTATGCACATCTAAGTTAATACTTAAATTAAGTGATATATCCTTACTTTATTGATCAATCTCATTTCTGGGTTATACCTCATATAAACTCAGTAACAGTGGAAAGAGTTCTAAAATTTTGAGGCAATTTCTAACAACAAAATGTTATCTATAAGACACAAGTGAAGTTTCCCTTCACATGGTTTTGTACATTCTTCATTGCTGTTAGTTATGAATGATATTTTCATTGTTAAATGattctaattttaaattatggtagtagaacatgtatacacacctacAATGCCATCATAGAGAATAGGGAAAGATCGACTTTTCATCAGTGAATTGTGGCGAGGGGTACATATCTTGGCACTAGGGCAGCTGTTCAGTTcattttccatttccttcctgttCCCGTCATCAGATGGGGGAGTCGGTGAACATGAAGCCTTTGCCTCATAAGGATATAGAAATGAAGTTTCGTACCAAACTACAACCAAGTCAACTCCGAAAATTTGGGGGGAGTTTTCGATCATAAACATTACCAGAGAAatctgttgcaaaaaaaaaaaaaaaatgaaaaacaggatCTCTGTCATTTTTCATGGTTGCAAATCACATTTTACTTATGTGTCTAGGAAAGTAAAAAATATGAGttcaaaatactgaaaaaatgtcagttgttttaaaattagGAGGAGATTTTTTTTGTTAGATGATAGTGAGATCAGATGTTCAATTGTGATTATCACAGTGCAATGGCATATGAGAGGATGATTTCCAGTTTTCACATTTTCAATACTAGTATGTAATACATAATGTCCACTTGAGTAACTTTGGTTGCTGCTGACTCGTTAATGGCTGTGTATACTGGTGGGGATGCTTATAGAAAGGCACAACTAAGGTGGGAAAATGACCTCTGAATCTGGGCACTCCACTATTAAAAGTACCCATGGTCTGTCTAAAAAGCAAGAGACAGGCAATTCCATCTGAGAAGTACCAGTCACAAGTCTCTGATGGCTCTGCATAGGTAATGGTAACCATTTGATCCTCAGGTTTACTATGTttgaagttatttaaaataatgtctatTGGGAGGAAACTGGATAGTCTTGGAACCCATTGGAAGTTTCTTTGGAACCCTGCTTTTTCCTTCTGATATTTGATCTTATACaatatgagaaatatttttacagGCCCCAGGGCAGTTGGTCAGTTAATAATGAATCAGAAACTCATATTCTGAGCATCAAAATAACCTTTGATTCAAATATTGTAGAAGTTGGGgtactttattaaaatatgtgAAAGGCAGCTCATGACCAGCAGTAAGAGGTCAAGGGTATATATGATCATACTAATCAGGAGTTATAATGACCATATGTGATAAACACAATCCAGATTccattgcatttgttttgtgaGGAAACTACCTTGAAAACAATTAGAATTTCACACATTCTACACTGATTACATCAGAATTCAGTCTTGATTCCTGACCTGAGTACCCAGGATTATTTTTATCATATCACAGAATTTGTTTTCACTAGATAACTCTAATGAAATTCTAAATCACAATATTTCAAGATACTGAGTTAGTGAGGTCAAATAcccatttatattttacttatttataatgCACCAATGATTCATCCTCTACAGAAGAACATCATTCAAAGGTATGTATATTttacaacaaaaaacaaaatcaaaagcatcatcaacaacaacaaaataacccagaCCATCAGGATAATCCTGTATTCCTTTGCCATTGTAAAGCCTTATAAAATGTAACCATAAAGTTCATGTCTAATTACCTTTTTGGCAATATCATTATCCAGGACGTCACTGGGGTAGCTAGGAAGGCATAAGATATATGGTGCTATCGCAATTGATAGATGGTAAGGTGACATTTGGTTAACAGAAGAGTTTCTTGCAATTTTATGCAATATTCTAAAAACTTGTCGCAGAAGAGCAGCATTTGGTTGTGGCAGTTTTTCTAAAAGACTGAACAAAGAGacagttattttaaaacaagtttactcaatttgtaaatataaacaaaggGAACAGAGTAGTTGTATCTTATGTATGGACATCCATGActcaaatgaaaataagaatgtaTACTTGAAATATTGCTTGAAATGTTTCCTTCCCCTGATTCAGAGGAAAAGATAACAAATTTAACTGGAATACAAAGATGAGATTATAAGCACGGTCCATTGACCCAAGTCACACCTTTGCTTGAAAATTTCTTCCATGTTGGTTAACAGTTGAAACCATTTGTTGTCACTACTTTTAGTCCTGTGATACATAATGTCTAATGTGTATAAgtcaatatttctttaattttgttgatgCTGTTCACACAATTCTCCATTCATTACCTCTGCAGTGCTGCTACTTTCTCTTCGTTAGTGACCATTTGGGTAACAGCAAGACACTGGTCGTAAAATTGAGGAGTCAGCAGAGATCCTTTGATGGACCGCAGAAACTCCttatagagagagaaaaaatatatattgcagAAAAAATATGTTATGGAGATTACTCAAACATAGTCAACTCTAAAATTGAGTTTACTTCCAACTTTTTCACAGCTCTCAAACTTTCCCCTAGTTAGAATACTGACTGACATGAACACTCAGTAAGTTTCATCCATCAAAACTGTAAAGCTAAGAGCAGATTTTCAGATGTGCTTGGATTGCACAAAAATCTTTTCTTACCTCAATGTGCCTCTAGTGGACAACTGTGCAAACTagcacacatacatcacacctcAGATCAAAGACTATTTTTCAATGCCAGAAATACACAATTATGGTAACTACAACAAAGATATCCACAGTAATTTATCTAATTTCTGAGGTGCAGCAAATCGTGTATTACTCAAGCATGAGATGACGTGAGGTCATGGCTCTTAGAGAAGGCCCTATCACCATGTCACTAAAGGAGCATGATTCCCAACACTGTTATAAATATGTAAGCCAATGTTTATAGATAATGTAGCCCATACTCATACATCAAAGAAGGTTCTCTTGCCAATGGGTGGGgactattacagaaaaccacagctatTCAAGGTACAGAGAACAAAATATTCTGGTCTCCAACCCCCACTGCCTACATATTACACACTAACTCGTGAACCTTGGGCTCCAAACACTCGATAAAAGCATTAGAATGATTGAAAatcagaggatcaggaaatttgCTTTGAGATTGGGCCTCCAAGAATTGTGGCAAAAGCTTCATTTTTGATAGTCCAACAATAtattatccttttaaaaattttttttgaacaaAACATCTTCCACATGAGTAAGACTAAATGGGAATGAGTAAATCTTGTGAAGACTAACTTCTAGATGAATAACTACAGGCACATAATTACTATAAAGAATGAGAAAATTAGTACTTCCCACAGGGAGACCCCTAATTTCTAAGCCAATCACAGTTTGGGAGCTCAGCAATAATCTGTATACTACCAAGAATAATGGACTTTTTAGGTTGTGTGAACATATTTATGGGCTTAATTTTATCtataaataataacattaaatGAAAATAGGCCATGTATTATAGTGCATGTGGAATGGAGGGGAAACACATTTAGAGCAAATGAAAGGTAGGAGTGAAATGATgtaattgaattttaattttaataataaaatagaaaacataattttatggtgCTAAAGGTATGGTAAAGTAATTAAGAATACCTGTTTCTCAGATATGAGGACATGCATTTAGATACCAATATTTCATGAGATATAGACAAGCAGATCATGAGATCCTACTTGGTATATGGAACAAAGAGATACATGAAGGAATCACATACTCTATACTGAGGAAGAGAAATCTGGcccttagtaaaaaaaaaaatagacagagtgacagagaatgAAGAACACTGTTAGTTAAATGCATCTAGGCACGCAACCAGGTGAACTCTGTTTGCACGTATGAAGTATCACTACACATGGCCACATGAAAAAAGTCAAATATAACGTACTTAGTTACATTACTGCTCATTCCGACTGGACTTTTATTTGAATTGCTATTCCTTACGTTGTGAATAGCAGAGGAACCTTGGAGCTTACCAGATTTCTCTCATACATATTTGTTATCACTCACGGGAATTCACGATGAAGGAAACTACTCATGTAGACTCAGGAATCCTGAGGGTACATGATGCAAGGAATTTCCCTACCTTTAGGATCCACGCAACCACATGTACTGATTGATGTTTTATATCCACCTCTTCCCCAGAATCCATCTTTTCCTTTAAAGTTTTGCACGTTGTCCCATTGGGAGATATGATAAATATGCCCTCGGTTGTGGGCCCTTTTTCATTTATTAGGGACAGGATGTCCTGAGAAGAAGGAATGGAAATACCTGTCACAGTTCATGCAGCAGAGAGCACTATTTGCTTTTTAGAATCAGACCAATGGTGTGCACAGGTGCAGTGCATGgactacaatggaaaaaaaggacCTCAATCAGATTATTTGCCTCAATCCTTTGTTTTACACATCCCACCATAATATTAACACTGAAATGTGAGGCTGtaagtaatttttattagattttacaTGGGAAGGCCAAAACTGGACCATATGAGACATACCAGAATTGCTGTGGGCACTTTGCCAGCATGACAAATGGAACTGAGCTCTTTTCCAAAGAGTTTTCCACTCTTATTAACTCTAGGGACAGTACACCCTTGGTCCTGTTGGGGCACAGAGCCCCTATGGAAACACGATGTTATACGAGAAGGTCTTTCTTTCTTATCAGTTCTTTCCATTGCATCTaaggaggagaggagattatTACCTGGAATACTCTAATTTATACAGCTCTTTTAGAAAACTAAATTTCAATTGCATAATGTCCCTACTGTAATGGGTTAGTCAGCCTGTAGTGTCTATATATTCTTATCCCCTATATTCTGCACTGTTAGTAATTTTAATAATGTCTCTAAGACATAATCTAGTGTTCTCTAAGACTTGAGCCATTGGGAATTCTCATAAGATGATGCTGTCTTAGTCAAATTGCATCATAACTTGCATCATATCTAATTGAACAAGTTTCCTGAAGTATGCACCCGCAATAGCTTCAGTAGTCATATCTGATTTCATAGCAGCCCTCACTTTTATTCACATCAATCAGTTTTCTATTgtcttcaaatgttatcctgaATTTTCTTGTGATTTTAGAGGAACCATTGTTAAATTTCTCTCTTCATTACTATGTCTCCTTCATGAGAATATATACATGACTAATTTGTTGAACTGTGGACCCTGGTTCCAGCATTCTGTGTTAAAATCTGGGATCAAAGTTTATTTTCCTCTTCTAAGACTTCTTGTTATAAATTGATCCATAAAGAAATCTTATATGTGCTacttaaaacaaaagcattaaATGTATACAAAGgagtcatataaaaatataaaataaacagtcGTTCTTACTGTAGAACATATTGGTATTTGTCTAAAACAAAAGAGTCAGGCCTGATAACAAAGTAATATGATAAGGACTGAATATGATGCAtaagtttgtttgtgtgtgtttgtatgtatgtgtaaacatCCACATGAATTCAAATGCATGTATAAATacagaatatatatgcatatatgtaacaaACTTTTTTAGAAAACAATAGCTTGAGTGCCATAAAAAGGGTACATAATATATGGGAGTAAAgaggaaaataatgaaattatgctgttatttaaaaaaaaagttactttaaaaattttaaaaactcccAAAACCTAAGTATAAGCTCTATTTGAAATCCAGGCAC
Above is a genomic segment from Arvicanthis niloticus isolate mArvNil1 chromosome 4, mArvNil1.pat.X, whole genome shotgun sequence containing:
- the LOC117706843 gene encoding rho GTPase-activating protein 20-like; the encoded protein is MEDRGGMHRSLLCQGPALITSDKKKNKRHLSLFNDVLVVSSNLNKKKFKIKCIIPLNYLWVMDSVDLDENCSSKTLFLFWATGNFVVTFRSKEQKDQWYYFLKRSIKEAKNGIKTNFSLQIFTEDIPSCDSPLCVTATNISTVNDIIEKLRPMIRVPNIEDYQLWFCPGHEEAPRALQGYEYIHDIMMNNLQKNFSSSNSRIFTAFPPLPGLFVNDLYSDSQGQFILKPIDSARIQQPNAMERTDKKERPSRITSCFHRGSVPQQDQGCTVPRVNKSGKLFGKELSSICHAGKVPTAILDILSLINEKGPTTEGIFIISPNGTTCKTLKEKMDSGEEVDIKHQSVHVVAWILKEFLRSIKGSLLTPQFYDQCLAVTQMVTNEEKVAALQSLLEKLPQPNAALLRQVFRILHKIARNSSVNQMSPYHLSIAIAPYILCLPSYPSDVLDNDIAKKISLVMFMIENSPQIFGVDLVVVWYETSFLYPYEAKASCSPTPPSDDGNRKEMENELNSCPSAKICTPRHNSLMKSRSFPILYDGIVETDKQEGNVYTTQPAPSPAPIKEQELSEFPYIVCLQRMLPSPLLDMLSIIAEKGQDSDEIFTYVKEESHSSLRDRIYNEELINWNEESVLTIASVLREFIGNIKGSLLSSDLYENWISVPDQDSLFGKIAAIQSILLKMPQRNFLLLKRLIRVLLKIKTSSKNDLDTYILSVRIAPHVLIDPNYKYLLYKSDHSKKFTIIQIMIDNYFEIFGNNESTICKENQKSSDDLKMSLNTAAGDCGTISTYDIPQQKLLQD